One segment of Deinococcus sp. Leaf326 DNA contains the following:
- the abc-f gene encoding ribosomal protection-like ABC-F family protein has protein sequence MLVAAVEVSKDYGPMTVLSDVTFAVQPGDRVGLVGRNGAGKSTLFRLLTGQTAPDGGSLKRSPGIRVRALQQDPTFPAGATIDNVLEAAFEDLDRLEAELHEAAGAMADGTPESVLRHEELLDQYARRGGYERRSRKEAVMLAFGFRGREHDPVTGLSGGERTRLGLAALLVENPDVLLLDEPTNHLDIVMVEWLEGFLGRYPGAVLVVSHDRTFLDHVTTETAYLRGGTLKVYPGGYTRFREALDAEAIQQAARFAQDSRAVASLQASADRMKIWGLGMSKLARRAKAMQARVDRMQSRAAAAPPPEERTTRIVFHAPESGDVVLDARHLTRRLPDGRGGTRTLFEDVNVQIRRGERVAIIGRNGAGKTTLLRILLGLERSDDPRATLLTGARVGVGYYDQALRGVDPDQTLYDVAREYVQKDPQAHDLLGTFLFPYDQHDKPARILSGGERARLALLKLAQEDRNLLILDEPTNHLDMEMVEGLEEALGNYTGTLMMVSHDRAFIEELADRIWLIEDGRFYEYPGWEDYRAKHVTLAEQEAQAVPRPVPVPVASAPKGKGLWHLKREVEGIETEIARLEAALEEAHAALAGAGAGADFAALGQAAHDLEGQLETQMERWSEKSAEVEARGG, from the coding sequence GTGCTTGTCGCTGCGGTAGAGGTTTCCAAGGATTACGGCCCGATGACGGTCCTCTCGGACGTGACCTTCGCGGTGCAGCCGGGCGACCGGGTGGGACTGGTGGGCCGCAACGGTGCGGGCAAAAGTACCCTGTTCCGGTTGCTGACCGGCCAGACCGCGCCGGACGGGGGCAGTCTCAAGCGCTCGCCCGGCATCCGGGTGCGTGCCCTACAGCAGGACCCTACCTTTCCAGCCGGGGCCACCATTGACAATGTGCTGGAGGCGGCCTTCGAGGACCTCGACCGCCTGGAGGCCGAGCTGCACGAGGCCGCCGGGGCTATGGCCGACGGCACCCCCGAGAGTGTGCTGCGCCACGAGGAACTGCTTGACCAGTACGCCCGCCGGGGCGGCTACGAGCGCCGCAGCCGCAAAGAGGCGGTCATGCTGGCCTTCGGTTTCCGGGGCCGCGAACACGACCCGGTCACGGGCCTCTCGGGCGGCGAACGCACCCGTCTGGGGCTGGCCGCGCTGCTCGTAGAGAACCCCGACGTGCTGCTCCTCGACGAGCCGACCAACCACCTCGACATCGTGATGGTCGAGTGGCTCGAGGGCTTCCTGGGCCGCTACCCCGGCGCGGTGCTGGTGGTCAGCCACGACCGGACCTTTCTCGACCACGTGACCACCGAGACGGCCTACCTGCGCGGCGGGACCCTCAAGGTCTATCCGGGCGGCTACACCCGTTTCCGTGAGGCGCTGGACGCCGAGGCCATCCAGCAGGCCGCCCGGTTCGCGCAGGACAGCCGCGCCGTGGCCTCGCTGCAGGCCAGCGCCGACCGCATGAAGATCTGGGGCCTGGGCATGAGCAAGCTCGCCCGCCGCGCCAAGGCCATGCAGGCCCGCGTGGACCGGATGCAGTCCCGCGCCGCCGCCGCGCCGCCGCCCGAGGAGCGCACCACCCGCATCGTGTTCCACGCGCCAGAGTCGGGCGACGTGGTGCTTGACGCCCGGCACCTCACCCGCCGCCTGCCCGACGGCCGGGGGGGCACCCGTACCCTGTTCGAGGACGTGAACGTGCAGATCCGCCGGGGAGAACGCGTGGCGATCATCGGGCGCAACGGAGCGGGCAAGACCACGCTGCTGCGCATCCTGCTGGGCCTGGAGCGCAGCGACGACCCGCGCGCCACCCTCCTGACCGGCGCGCGTGTGGGCGTGGGCTACTACGACCAGGCCCTGCGCGGTGTAGACCCGGACCAGACGCTGTACGACGTGGCGCGCGAGTATGTCCAGAAGGACCCCCAGGCCCACGATCTGCTGGGCACTTTCCTGTTTCCCTACGATCAGCACGACAAGCCCGCGCGCATCCTCTCGGGCGGCGAGCGGGCGCGCCTGGCGCTGCTCAAGCTCGCGCAGGAAGACCGCAATCTCCTCATTCTTGACGAGCCCACCAACCACCTCGACATGGAGATGGTCGAGGGACTGGAAGAGGCCCTGGGCAACTACACCGGCACGCTGATGATGGTCAGCCACGACCGCGCCTTCATCGAGGAACTCGCCGACCGGATCTGGCTCATCGAGGACGGGCGCTTCTACGAGTACCCCGGCTGGGAGGACTACCGCGCCAAGCACGTCACCCTGGCCGAGCAGGAGGCGCAGGCGGTTCCCAGGCCCGTACCCGTGCCGGTCGCCAGCGCGCCCAAGGGCAAAGGCCTGTGGCATCTCAAGCGCGAGGTCGAGGGCATCGAGACCGAGATCGCCCGGCTGGAGGCCGCGCTGGAAGAGGCCCACGCCGCCCTGGCCGGGGCCGGCGCGGGCGCCGACTTCGCCGCGCTGGGGCAGGCCGCGCACGACCTCGAAGGTCAGCTCGAAACCCAGATGGAACGCTGGAGCGAGAAGTCGGCCGAGGTCGAGGCGCGCGGAGGCTGA
- a CDS encoding FecR domain-containing protein, whose product MSRPALSSLMIRLTLLAAGSVLTAAQAQTTPQGGSRLSVQQASGRVEVLAGTTWQAQTAAPLSTGLRTGTGRATLAWGTGRVVVGSASRLRVYSGEADLQEGQFLLQGPVAAFVLGRHLMIGGAGRVRVDLSPGGSTQRLAVLGGEVRVSGVGRAFTVPAGQQLSFTTSQLTAFTERDPWYDAQFVGVGDARVEGLLGPVELRRTDGTLRAAARQDDLAPGEALRTGAGAWAEIGFTGGGYLRLTEQSELGVLAVEKTSRGREVTLQLRRGVAWNVVEKGQGGYRISTPVVSTSVRGTVFRVDADGLVKVFEGEVALTSSGDLALGAGEQKRREQAAPGALQLDATDRVNQALDTQRARPLVLSVARPARSLTVIDLPVTATTQTTLSATARDRRGRITVLGVIPGAAAGQFTVRSALDLPEGEYLVRVRAERYGAVKVWAARVSLDRTPPRATRVQAITEGQVLRLSGRTSDNSGAALTLNVVFGTGTSTQTVTRRVEGDFQVLLPALPDGTPLRLSLQDAAGNITDVPLP is encoded by the coding sequence GTGAGCCGGCCTGCCCTCTCTTCCCTGATGATCCGCCTGACCCTGCTGGCGGCGGGGAGTGTCCTGACGGCGGCGCAGGCCCAGACGACTCCGCAGGGCGGCTCCCGCCTCAGCGTGCAGCAGGCTTCGGGCCGCGTGGAGGTGCTGGCCGGCACCACCTGGCAGGCGCAGACCGCCGCGCCGCTGAGCACCGGGCTGCGCACCGGCACCGGCCGGGCCACACTGGCCTGGGGCACGGGGCGCGTGGTGGTGGGTAGCGCCTCGCGCCTGCGGGTCTATAGCGGCGAGGCCGACCTGCAAGAAGGCCAGTTCCTGCTGCAAGGGCCGGTGGCCGCCTTCGTGCTGGGACGCCACCTCATGATCGGGGGGGCGGGGCGCGTGCGGGTGGACCTCAGCCCCGGCGGCAGCACCCAGCGCCTCGCAGTGCTGGGCGGAGAGGTGCGGGTGTCGGGGGTGGGGCGGGCCTTCACGGTGCCGGCGGGCCAGCAGCTGTCCTTCACCACCTCGCAGCTGACGGCCTTTACCGAGCGCGATCCCTGGTACGACGCGCAGTTCGTGGGGGTCGGCGACGCGCGGGTCGAGGGCCTGCTGGGCCCGGTCGAGCTGCGCCGGACCGACGGCACCCTGCGCGCCGCCGCCCGCCAGGACGACCTGGCCCCCGGCGAGGCGCTGCGCACCGGGGCCGGCGCCTGGGCCGAGATTGGCTTCACGGGGGGCGGCTACCTGCGCCTGACCGAACAGAGCGAGCTGGGCGTGCTGGCCGTCGAGAAGACCTCGCGCGGGCGGGAGGTCACGTTGCAGCTCCGGCGCGGCGTGGCCTGGAACGTCGTGGAGAAGGGCCAGGGCGGTTACCGGATCTCGACCCCGGTGGTGAGCACGTCGGTCCGCGGCACCGTCTTCCGGGTGGACGCTGACGGCCTGGTCAAGGTCTTCGAGGGTGAGGTCGCCCTGACGAGCAGCGGCGACCTCGCCCTGGGCGCCGGAGAGCAGAAACGCCGCGAGCAGGCCGCCCCCGGCGCACTACAGCTTGATGCCACCGACCGTGTCAACCAGGCGCTCGACACCCAGCGCGCCCGGCCCCTGGTCCTGAGCGTCGCGCGGCCAGCGCGCAGCCTGACTGTCATAGACCTGCCCGTCACGGCAACCACGCAGACCACCCTGAGCGCCACCGCGCGTGACCGCCGGGGCCGGATCACGGTGTTGGGCGTCATCCCAGGAGCGGCCGCCGGCCAGTTCACGGTCCGCAGCGCGCTGGACCTGCCGGAGGGCGAGTACCTCGTGCGGGTGCGGGCCGAGCGCTACGGCGCCGTGAAGGTTTGGGCCGCGCGCGTGAGTCTCGACCGCACGCCTCCGCGGGCCACTAGGGTCCAGGCGATCACCGAGGGCCAGGTGCTGCGGCTCAGCGGGCGGACGAGCGATAACTCGGGCGCGGCCCTGACCCTGAACGTCGTGTTCGGCACGGGGACCTCCACCCAGACCGTGACCCGGCGCGTAGAGGGCGACTTCCAGGTGCTGCTTCCTGCCCTGCCCGACGGCACGCCCCTGCGCCTGAGCCTGCAAGACGCGGCCGGAAACATCACCGATGTCCCGCTTCCCTGA
- a CDS encoding CHASE2 domain-containing protein, with product MSRFPERSLRRFTLPLAAVLGAGVLLVFPLNPRLENTLNQLLPSRPSPALVVVGIDDASLRDYGRPDVWPRELYAQVLRTLGEAGVRVVGLDVLLSGASSGTDAALSPLFSTPRLVLATSPGEAGEPPQPGWRSPTGVSVLNRSAGGVARSVQTAYELEGPGGDRRLVPSFAGQIARLAGGTVPTDTAPRLLRYVPPGALEAVTLSFRDVVNGNVRFAELQDKVVLIGLTASGFSGLTSPDLDGSQVSGTYLQARAVSSLLAPPLTRPPLWLMAALGALLATVTVWLRGLWGFGAAALALGLAVLGWLVNLVLPGVSLSLAALVGVGLVAAERWWQLRGLGTQDGLTGVGNRLAFTRAVEHRWHSRQDRPMSLMLIDLDGLRQVNQRYGHLAGDTLLRDLAGRLQKLRRRGDIVFRWGPDEFAVLLDQVGPQELPALTDHFQRNLGDLRAHDLRVQANIGAASTSADVLTPSELIEAASRSRYRMKYRRGQTDTRN from the coding sequence ATGTCCCGCTTCCCTGAGCGCTCGCTGCGCCGCTTCACGCTGCCGCTGGCGGCGGTCCTGGGCGCGGGCGTCCTGCTGGTCTTTCCGCTCAATCCCCGGCTGGAAAACACGCTGAACCAGCTGCTGCCCTCTCGCCCCAGTCCGGCGCTGGTGGTGGTGGGCATAGACGACGCCAGCCTGCGCGACTACGGCCGCCCCGACGTGTGGCCGCGCGAACTGTACGCCCAGGTGCTGCGGACCCTGGGCGAGGCGGGCGTGCGGGTCGTGGGGCTGGACGTGCTGCTTTCGGGGGCGAGCTCTGGGACGGACGCCGCCCTCTCGCCTCTGTTCAGTACACCCCGCCTGGTGCTGGCCACCTCGCCCGGTGAGGCGGGTGAGCCGCCGCAGCCCGGCTGGCGCTCGCCCACCGGGGTCAGCGTCCTGAACCGCTCGGCGGGGGGGGTGGCGCGCAGTGTCCAGACCGCCTACGAACTCGAAGGGCCGGGCGGAGACCGCCGACTGGTGCCGAGTTTCGCCGGGCAGATCGCGCGGCTGGCGGGCGGGACCGTGCCTACCGACACGGCGCCGCGCCTGTTGCGCTACGTGCCGCCGGGCGCCCTGGAAGCCGTGACCCTGTCCTTCCGGGACGTGGTGAACGGCAACGTACGGTTTGCCGAGCTGCAGGACAAGGTGGTCCTCATCGGCCTGACGGCCAGCGGCTTCAGCGGCCTGACCTCGCCCGACCTCGACGGCTCGCAGGTCTCGGGGACGTACCTTCAGGCGCGCGCGGTGTCGTCGCTGCTCGCGCCTCCGCTGACCCGGCCGCCCCTGTGGCTGATGGCGGCGCTAGGGGCCCTCCTGGCCACCGTGACGGTGTGGCTGCGCGGGCTGTGGGGCTTCGGGGCCGCCGCCCTCGCGCTGGGGCTCGCGGTGCTGGGCTGGCTGGTGAACCTCGTGCTGCCGGGCGTGTCGCTCTCGCTCGCGGCGCTGGTCGGCGTGGGGCTGGTGGCCGCCGAACGCTGGTGGCAGCTGCGCGGGCTGGGCACCCAGGACGGCCTGACCGGCGTGGGCAACCGCCTGGCCTTCACGCGCGCGGTCGAGCACCGCTGGCACAGCCGCCAGGACCGCCCCATGAGCCTGATGCTCATTGATCTCGACGGCCTGCGGCAGGTCAACCAGCGGTACGGCCACCTCGCGGGCGACACCCTGCTGCGCGACCTCGCCGGCCGACTTCAGAAACTGCGTCGCCGGGGCGATATCGTCTTCCGGTGGGGGCCCGACGAGTTCGCCGTATTGCTCGATCAGGTCGGTCCCCAGGAACTGCCGGCGCTCACGGACCACTTCCAGCGCAACCTGGGTGACCTGCGGGCCCACGACCTGCGGGTGCAGGCCAACATCGGGGCCGCCTCGACCTCTGCCGACGTCCTGACACCGAGCGAGCTGATCGAGGCCGCCAGCCGCAGCCGCTACCGCATGAAATACCGGCGCGGTCAGACCGACACCCGGAACTGA
- a CDS encoding NADH-quinone oxidoreductase subunit N: protein MLTVPDVALAPLLPILIVLAGALSSTLLGFWLPRRTLTFVNLVALVLSGAAMVTLWNSGESAFAGGLRADNAALLLGLTILVGSALTLLVSLDTAYRARVSFPEFDAMLMYAVTGCLLIAFSGDLIVMLIGLEIMSLSGYVLATLQQSRRAEEAGLKYFLLGAVGSATLIYGIAFLYGATGSLSYAGIAERASGLTPANLGILVAGALLLLAGFGFKVALAPFHQWTPDVYGGAPTSVSLFLSTVVKVAAFAGLLRVFGGALADAPGWQPVLQVLTAATLIVGNLAALFQTNFKRMLAYSAVAHTGFLALTLLGQPDLGGAALSYYLLVYTFMTAAALAIVAALQRGEEGMEISDLRGLYHRHPAYAVALAVCLASLAGLPPFAGFFGKYLAFQAAFQNGYVGLSILAALSSVAALVYYLRPGMLLFMPDRTPAREYAHGQRPATTLALAVCLVGVTVLGILPNLWYGWGANPDIWRVLAGR, encoded by the coding sequence ATGCTCACCGTTCCCGACGTCGCCCTCGCGCCGCTGCTGCCCATCCTCATCGTGCTGGCGGGGGCGCTGTCCAGCACACTGCTGGGTTTCTGGCTGCCCCGGCGCACCCTGACCTTCGTCAATCTCGTGGCACTCGTGCTCTCAGGCGCTGCCATGGTCACGCTCTGGAACAGCGGCGAGTCCGCCTTCGCGGGGGGCTTGCGGGCCGACAACGCCGCGCTGCTGCTGGGCCTGACCATCCTGGTCGGCAGCGCCCTGACGCTGCTCGTGTCGCTGGACACGGCCTACCGCGCCCGCGTCAGCTTTCCCGAGTTCGACGCGATGCTCATGTACGCGGTCACGGGCTGCCTGCTCATCGCCTTCTCGGGCGACCTGATCGTCATGCTTATCGGGCTGGAGATCATGAGCCTGTCGGGGTACGTCCTGGCGACCCTGCAACAGTCGCGCCGCGCCGAGGAGGCGGGCCTCAAATATTTCCTGCTGGGCGCGGTGGGCAGCGCCACCCTCATCTACGGCATCGCCTTCCTGTACGGCGCGACTGGCAGCCTGAGCTACGCGGGCATCGCCGAGCGCGCCAGCGGCCTGACCCCGGCCAACCTGGGCATTCTGGTGGCCGGCGCCCTGCTGCTGCTCGCGGGCTTCGGGTTCAAGGTGGCCCTCGCGCCCTTCCACCAGTGGACGCCCGACGTGTACGGCGGCGCGCCCACCAGCGTCAGCCTGTTCCTGAGCACGGTGGTCAAGGTGGCGGCCTTCGCGGGGCTGCTGCGCGTCTTCGGGGGCGCGCTGGCCGACGCGCCCGGCTGGCAGCCGGTCCTGCAGGTCCTGACCGCCGCAACCCTCATCGTCGGCAACCTCGCGGCGCTGTTCCAGACGAACTTCAAGCGGATGCTGGCGTACTCGGCGGTGGCCCACACCGGGTTCCTGGCCCTGACCCTGCTGGGGCAGCCGGACCTGGGCGGCGCGGCCCTGAGCTACTACCTGCTCGTCTACACCTTCATGACGGCCGCCGCCCTGGCCATTGTCGCGGCGCTGCAACGCGGCGAGGAAGGCATGGAGATCAGCGACCTGCGCGGGCTGTATCACCGCCACCCGGCCTACGCGGTGGCGCTGGCGGTATGCCTCGCCTCGCTGGCGGGCCTGCCGCCCTTCGCGGGCTTTTTCGGCAAGTACCTCGCGTTTCAGGCCGCCTTCCAGAACGGCTACGTGGGCCTGAGCATCCTGGCGGCCCTGAGCAGTGTGGCGGCGCTCGTGTACTACCTGCGCCCCGGCATGCTGCTGTTCATGCCTGACCGCACCCCCGCGCGCGAGTATGCCCACGGTCAGCGCCCGGCGACCACGCTGGCCCTGGCCGTGTGTCTCGTGGGCGTCACGGTGCTGGGCATCCTGCCCAACCTCTGGTACGGCTGGGGCGCGAACCCCGACATCTGGCGCGTGCTGGCTGGCCGCTGA
- a CDS encoding NADH-quinone oxidoreductase subunit M, with amino-acid sequence MIHLFIFLPLLGSLLMGLFPRQWRDEVAVAVSLLTLGLGVALWASGGTGLFSVPWVEALGITYSVQLSGVSLVLALVTAFMTFVAVLYGRQRVENPAVMLALVLSMETGLLGIFAARDLVLFYVFFEDALLPALLMLAMFGGPSRMRALVKFAAYTLLGSLMMLLSIIGVKWLGGSPTFALADLLQHPVTGPAQTWLYLGFLAAMAVKLPLWPMHAWLPDFHEQNHASGVPDVMGTLYKVGGYGLFTFALPLFPDASLELRPILMGLAAFTALYAAWIAFRQTDWKRLLAYAGLSHMGFVALGVFSMNETAVIGAMYLLAFQNLYTGALFLGVGMLQERVGSLDTRVGGVMTQAGALGGLTMALWFASIAVPGMAGFVGEFSVLLGTYQVSPWLAFVAGLTTIAAAAYALNAFQTTFWGGRPDGAVKVRDLRGAEWPVLALPLAAALFFGVYSAPALNLIQPAVRGVLSAIGGN; translated from the coding sequence ATGATTCACCTGTTCATCTTCCTGCCGCTGCTCGGCTCGCTGCTCATGGGCCTCTTTCCCCGCCAGTGGCGCGACGAGGTGGCGGTGGCGGTCTCGCTGCTCACGCTGGGGCTGGGGGTCGCGCTGTGGGCCTCGGGCGGCACGGGTCTGTTCAGCGTGCCGTGGGTGGAGGCACTGGGCATCACCTACTCGGTACAGCTCTCGGGCGTGAGCCTGGTGCTGGCCCTCGTGACCGCCTTCATGACCTTCGTGGCCGTGCTGTACGGGCGCCAGCGGGTCGAGAACCCGGCGGTGATGCTCGCCCTGGTCCTGAGCATGGAGACCGGGCTGCTGGGCATCTTCGCGGCGCGCGACCTCGTGCTGTTCTACGTGTTCTTCGAGGACGCGCTGCTGCCGGCCCTCCTCATGCTCGCCATGTTCGGCGGGCCGTCGCGGATGCGGGCACTGGTCAAGTTCGCGGCCTACACGCTGCTGGGCAGTCTGATGATGTTGCTCTCGATCATCGGGGTCAAGTGGCTGGGGGGCAGCCCGACCTTCGCGCTGGCCGACCTGCTGCAGCACCCGGTCACGGGGCCGGCGCAGACCTGGTTGTACTTGGGCTTCCTGGCCGCGATGGCGGTCAAGCTGCCGCTGTGGCCCATGCACGCCTGGCTGCCCGACTTTCACGAGCAGAACCATGCCAGCGGCGTGCCGGACGTGATGGGCACCCTCTACAAGGTGGGCGGCTACGGCCTGTTCACCTTCGCGCTGCCGCTGTTCCCGGACGCCTCGCTCGAACTGCGCCCCATCCTGATGGGGCTCGCCGCCTTCACGGCGCTGTACGCCGCCTGGATCGCCTTCCGGCAGACCGACTGGAAACGGCTGCTGGCCTACGCGGGGCTCTCGCACATGGGCTTCGTGGCGCTGGGCGTCTTTTCCATGAACGAGACGGCCGTGATCGGCGCGATGTACCTGCTGGCCTTCCAGAACCTGTATACCGGGGCGCTGTTCCTGGGCGTGGGGATGCTTCAGGAGCGGGTCGGCAGCCTGGACACCCGCGTCGGCGGAGTGATGACGCAGGCGGGCGCGCTCGGCGGCCTCACGATGGCGCTGTGGTTCGCGTCCATCGCCGTGCCGGGCATGGCGGGCTTCGTCGGCGAATTCAGCGTGCTGCTGGGCACCTATCAGGTATCGCCCTGGCTGGCCTTCGTGGCGGGCCTGACCACCATTGCCGCCGCCGCCTACGCCCTGAACGCCTTCCAGACGACCTTCTGGGGTGGGCGTCCAGACGGCGCGGTGAAGGTCCGCGACCTGCGCGGCGCCGAGTGGCCGGTGCTGGCACTGCCCCTGGCGGCCGCCCTGTTCTTCGGGGTGTACTCGGCCCCGGCCCTGAATCTCATCCAACCGGCGGTGCGCGGGGTCCTGAGCGCCATCGGAGGCAACTGA
- the nuoL gene encoding NADH-quinone oxidoreductase subunit L produces MPLYLMPLFPLLGFALLMLLPRLFPGRSGGLLASAAVLLSFGVALTRFLGQGGSAAHEVLWSWLPNMALGEGGAAGNPTAVNLAVGFYLDQLSALMTLIITGVGFLIHVYSLSYMGHDRQFTRFFAFLNFFVAMMLVLVLADSYPLMFVGWEGVGVASFLLIGFWFSGRGSEASGRDVREASGREGIANSNAARKAFLMNRIGDLGFMLGMFLLFKLYGTLSIPELAERVENFSVAQAGIELACLFLLVGAVGKSGQLPLTTWLPDAMAGPTPVSALIHAATMVTAGVYLVARSHFLYDLAPSASLWVAWVGGLTALYGALSALNQHDIKKILAYSTVSQLGYMFMAVGLHAYSAGVFHLLTHAFFKALLFLAAGAVIHALHEEQDVRAMGGLRKTMPFTHLVSAAGVLAIAGIPIWSGFFSKDAILAAAYTQSPALYVIGLGVALLTAFYMGRWYFLVWRGEYRGQVAHVHDADTLMKVPLGILAAFATLAGFLNIPSFLGGGHAFDTYLGRAIPLHPHEIAASTEWLLTLLAVLAGVGGLAWAWAWHRRGALADGPLGQASTRGLYLDTVYDTLLAVPGRAVAGALDVADRGVDGALSGVARNVAAPGGLFTLWQSGFVRAYAVSMLLGTALIIGYWAIRTIGMGGQ; encoded by the coding sequence ATGCCCCTGTATCTGATGCCGCTCTTTCCGCTGCTGGGTTTCGCACTGCTCATGCTGTTGCCCCGGCTGTTTCCGGGCCGCTCGGGCGGGCTGCTGGCGAGCGCCGCCGTCCTCCTGAGCTTCGGCGTGGCCCTCACGCGCTTTCTGGGTCAGGGCGGGTCCGCGGCCCATGAGGTGCTGTGGAGCTGGCTGCCCAACATGGCGCTGGGTGAGGGAGGCGCTGCCGGCAATCCCACAGCCGTGAATCTCGCGGTCGGCTTCTACCTCGACCAGCTCTCGGCCCTCATGACCCTGATCATCACCGGGGTGGGCTTTCTCATTCACGTCTATTCGCTGAGCTACATGGGCCACGACCGGCAGTTCACGCGGTTTTTCGCCTTCCTGAACTTCTTCGTGGCGATGATGCTCGTGCTCGTGCTGGCCGACTCGTACCCGCTGATGTTCGTGGGCTGGGAAGGCGTGGGCGTGGCGTCGTTCCTGCTCATCGGCTTCTGGTTCTCGGGGCGCGGCTCCGAGGCGAGCGGCCGCGACGTGCGTGAGGCGAGCGGCCGCGAAGGCATCGCCAACTCGAACGCCGCGCGCAAGGCCTTCCTGATGAACCGCATCGGCGATCTCGGCTTCATGCTGGGAATGTTCCTGCTGTTCAAGCTCTACGGCACCCTCAGCATCCCCGAGCTGGCCGAACGGGTCGAGAATTTTTCGGTCGCGCAGGCGGGCATCGAACTCGCCTGCCTGTTCCTGCTCGTCGGCGCGGTCGGCAAGTCGGGGCAGCTGCCCCTGACGACCTGGCTGCCCGACGCGATGGCCGGCCCCACGCCGGTCTCGGCCCTGATTCACGCGGCCACGATGGTCACGGCGGGCGTGTACCTCGTGGCGCGCAGTCACTTCCTGTACGACCTCGCGCCGAGCGCCTCGCTGTGGGTGGCCTGGGTGGGCGGCCTGACCGCGCTGTACGGCGCCCTGTCGGCCCTGAACCAGCACGACATCAAGAAGATCCTGGCGTACTCGACCGTTTCGCAGCTCGGGTACATGTTCATGGCGGTGGGGCTGCACGCCTACTCGGCCGGGGTCTTCCATCTGCTCACGCACGCGTTCTTCAAGGCGCTGCTGTTCCTGGCTGCTGGGGCCGTGATCCACGCGCTGCACGAGGAACAGGACGTGCGGGCGATGGGTGGTCTGCGCAAAACCATGCCGTTCACGCACCTCGTCTCGGCAGCGGGCGTGCTGGCGATCGCGGGCATTCCCATCTGGAGCGGCTTCTTCTCCAAGGACGCCATCCTGGCCGCTGCCTACACCCAGAGCCCGGCACTGTACGTGATCGGACTGGGGGTCGCGCTGCTCACGGCCTTCTACATGGGCCGCTGGTACTTCCTGGTGTGGCGCGGCGAGTACCGGGGCCAGGTGGCGCACGTTCACGACGCCGACACGCTAATGAAGGTGCCGCTGGGCATCCTGGCCGCGTTCGCCACGCTGGCCGGCTTTCTGAACATTCCGAGCTTTCTGGGTGGGGGCCACGCCTTCGACACGTACCTGGGCCGCGCCATTCCGCTGCACCCTCATGAGATCGCGGCGAGCACCGAGTGGCTGCTCACCCTGCTCGCGGTGCTTGCCGGGGTGGGCGGGCTGGCCTGGGCCTGGGCCTGGCACCGCCGCGGCGCGCTGGCCGACGGCCCTCTGGGGCAGGCGAGCACGCGTGGCCTGTACCTGGACACCGTGTACGACACGCTGCTGGCCGTACCAGGGCGCGCGGTTGCCGGGGCGCTGGACGTGGCTGACCGGGGCGTAGACGGCGCCCTGAGCGGGGTGGCCCGCAACGTCGCGGCCCCCGGCGGTCTGTTCACGCTGTGGCAGAGCGGCTTCGTGCGCGCCTACGCCGTGAGCATGTTGCTCGGCACGGCCCTGATCATCGGGTACTGGGCCATTCGGACGATCGGGATGGGGGGGCAGTGA
- the nuoK gene encoding NADH-quinone oxidoreductase subunit NuoK, translating into MVPTTYYLALSGILFALGMIGVLTRRTAIMVFLSVELMLNAANLSLVAFARSWGDLTGQTAVFIVMTLAAAEVAIGLAIIVSIFRRRETTNVDELAALKG; encoded by the coding sequence ATGGTCCCGACCACCTATTACCTGGCCCTCTCGGGCATCCTGTTCGCGCTGGGCATGATCGGCGTGCTGACCCGGCGCACAGCCATCATGGTGTTTCTCAGCGTGGAGCTCATGCTCAATGCCGCGAACCTCTCGCTGGTGGCCTTCGCGCGGTCCTGGGGCGACCTGACCGGGCAGACGGCCGTGTTCATCGTGATGACCCTGGCCGCCGCCGAGGTCGCCATCGGTCTGGCGATCATCGTTTCCATCTTCCGCCGCCGCGAGACCACCAACGTGGACGAGCTGGCCGCCCTGAAAGGTTGA
- a CDS encoding NADH-quinone oxidoreductase subunit J: protein MMLAFILLGALTLVGGVITIAARNAVHAALGLVGTLLCVAGLFATLNASFLAATQVIVYAGAVMVLFLFVIMLLGATQPIKGRDPVPFVRELAGIGGTLLAGAFVVLAFSYRDPRPLAESAAALRGGAAGAVGETLLTRFLLPFEAVSILLLVAIVGSVALVQRPAPQPDPVPDASPAHPDFAEEVRA from the coding sequence ATGATGCTCGCCTTCATTCTGCTGGGCGCGCTGACGCTGGTCGGCGGGGTCATCACCATCGCGGCGCGCAACGCCGTCCACGCCGCGCTCGGGCTGGTCGGCACGCTGCTGTGCGTGGCGGGGCTGTTCGCCACCCTCAACGCGTCCTTTCTGGCGGCTACCCAGGTCATCGTGTACGCGGGGGCCGTCATGGTGCTGTTCCTGTTCGTGATCATGCTGCTGGGGGCCACCCAGCCCATAAAGGGCCGCGACCCGGTGCCCTTCGTGCGCGAACTGGCGGGCATCGGGGGCACGCTGCTGGCAGGGGCCTTCGTGGTGCTGGCCTTCTCGTACCGCGACCCGCGCCCGCTGGCCGAAAGTGCGGCGGCCCTGCGCGGCGGCGCGGCGGGGGCCGTCGGCGAGACGCTGCTCACGCGGTTCCTGCTGCCCTTCGAGGCGGTCAGCATCCTGCTACTGGTCGCCATCGTGGGCTCGGTGGCCCTGGTGCAGCGGCCCGCGCCGCAGCCCGACCCCGTGCCGGACGCCTCGCCGGCCCACCCCGACTTTGCCGAGGAGGTGCGCGCCTGA